In Pongo abelii isolate AG06213 chromosome 5, NHGRI_mPonAbe1-v2.0_pri, whole genome shotgun sequence, a single genomic region encodes these proteins:
- the SMIM8 gene encoding small integral membrane protein 8 isoform X1 — protein MILMELGKRAALYLCFFLFPLHASVTGGWTEEKDNKSSLIKMSSAPEPPTFKKEPPKEKDFQSPGLRGVRTTTLFRAVNPELFIKPNKPVMAFGLVTLSLCMAYIGYLHATQENKKDLYEAIDSEGHSYMRRKTSKWD, from the exons ATGATTCTCATGGAGTTGGGTAAACGGGCAGCCCTTTatctttgcttcttcctttttccatTGCACGCTTCCGTCACAGGAGGATGGACAGAAGAAAAAG ataatAAATCATCATTGATCAAGATGTCTTCAGCACCTGAGCCTCCAACATTCAAAAAGGAACCACCCAAAGAGAAAGACTTTCAAAGCCCAGGGCTCAGAGGGGTGCGCACAACAACCTTATTTCGTGCCGTGAATCCAGAGCTCTTCATTAAACCT aaCAAACCTGTAATGGCTTTCGGATTGGTAACTCTTTCACTTTGCATGGCATATATTGGGTATCTACATGCAACACAAGAGAATAAAAAGGACCTCTATGAAGCTATTGATAGTGAGGGGCACAGTTACATGAGGCGGAAAACATCCAAATGGGATTAG
- the SMIM8 gene encoding small integral membrane protein 8 isoform X2: protein MSSAPEPPTFKKEPPKEKDFQSPGLRGVRTTTLFRAVNPELFIKPNKPVMAFGLVTLSLCMAYIGYLHATQENKKDLYEAIDSEGHSYMRRKTSKWD from the exons ATGTCTTCAGCACCTGAGCCTCCAACATTCAAAAAGGAACCACCCAAAGAGAAAGACTTTCAAAGCCCAGGGCTCAGAGGGGTGCGCACAACAACCTTATTTCGTGCCGTGAATCCAGAGCTCTTCATTAAACCT aaCAAACCTGTAATGGCTTTCGGATTGGTAACTCTTTCACTTTGCATGGCATATATTGGGTATCTACATGCAACACAAGAGAATAAAAAGGACCTCTATGAAGCTATTGATAGTGAGGGGCACAGTTACATGAGGCGGAAAACATCCAAATGGGATTAG
- the SMIM8 gene encoding small integral membrane protein 8 (The RefSeq protein has 1 substitution compared to this genomic sequence) — MSSAPEPPTFKKEPPKEKDFQSPGLRGVRTTTLFRAVNPELFIKPNKPVMAFGLVTLSLCVAYIGYLHATQENKKDLYEAIDSEGHSYMRRKTSKWD; from the exons ATGTCTTCAGCACCTGAGCCTCCAACATTCAAAAAGGAACCACCCAAAGAGAAAGACTTTCAAAGCCCAGGGCTCAGAGGGGTGCGCACAACAACCTTATTTCGTGCCGTGAATCCAGAGCTCTTCATTAAACCT aaCAAACCTGTAATGGCTTTCGGATTGGTAACTCTTTCACTTTGCATGGCATATATTGGGTATCTACATGCAACACAAGAGAATAAAAAGGACCTCTATGAAGCTATTGATAGTGAGGGGCACAGTTACATGAGGCGGAAAACATCCAAATGGGATTAG